The region GTCTGAGTGCGAGGACGGCCATAGCCGCCAGCAGCGTCGTCGCCCCAGCCTCGACGCCGACACCCGCTGTGACCCACGCGAACACCCCACCAGCCACCGCGGGCGTGGCGTAGAAATCCTCCTGCAGGACCGCGGGCACGCGGACGAGCAACAGGTCGGAGAGGCTGCCGCCGCCAACGCCTGTCAGCGTCGCCACCACGACGACGCCGAACAGCGAGAGGCCGGTCTCGATACCGACCGCGGCGCCGGTCGCCGCGAACGCCGCAAGGCCCACGGCGTCAGAAAGCACCAGCGCCGGCGATTCCCGCGGGTCGTCGCCGTACCGGACAGAAACCGCGACTGCGAACACGACACCCAGCGCGGCAGCCAGCACCTCCACGTCCGACTGGAGCGATGTTGGCACCCGCCCCACCAGCAGGTCACGAACTGTGCCACCGCCGAGCGCGGTGAGAAAGCCCAGTACGACCACGCCGAAGAGGTCGAGCCCCGCTTCCCGCCCCTTGAGCGCGCCGACGGCGGCGAAGGCAACGAGCCCCACCCGTTCATCGCCGCAAAGGCGAGGCCGGCGTCGACCACGGCTACTCGCTGGTGTCGGTGTTCGAGATCTTCCGAATGCGCTCGACGCCATCGACTTCGCGGATGGTATCGGCGACCGCATCGGGCACCAGCGACTCCCAGTCGCCGCCGGTGGTGAGCCGTTCCCGAATTTCGGTCCCCTCCAGCACCTCACGCTGGAACATGTGAGACTCCCGGACGTCGACGCCCGCCTCCTCGAACAGCCGGACGACGAGGGGGTTGTTGGAGTACGCAACGTCGAACTGCGGTGTCATCGAACGGACGTGGCTGGCCCAGACAGCGTTGCGGTCGAGATCCTCAATCGGGACGACGTAGGTGGTGATGTCGAGTTCCTTCAGTGCCTTTGTCACCATCATGACCCGCTCGCCCGCCGTGAAAGGGTTGCGCGTGGTGTGTGAATCACCCGCCGAACCGACACCGATGACCAGTTCGTCGACCTCCTCGGCGATTTCTGCCACCATTCGGTGGTGGCCGTCGTGGTACGGCTGGAACCGCCCGATGTAGAACCCACGCATATCCCGCTGTTCCGCCCGACTTGATATAAAAACGGCGAGTCGCCACACCGAATTCATTTATAAGCAAACGGAGGCGACTCCGGCAGCTTATTTGGTCCAGAGAGCGCCGCTACGTAGCGTTTTTGCGGTCGAGGCGAGGGATGGAAAGGGGAGAAAGTATATCAAGCCAGCGAGCCTCTCAAACGGTAGCGACAGCGTTCTATGAGCAACGACACGGACGATACCGACGTTCCCGAAGAGCGACCGGCGGAGGAAGAGGAATCTCCGTTCACGCTCGACGGGTCGGGCCCGCCCGAGGACGGCGAGCCCGGTGAACAGCCCCCGGCCGACTCCCCCCTGACGGAGGGGGTCCACAACGAATCCGAGGACGAACCCACTATCGAGGACCTCGGCAGCGACGTGGAGTTCGACGCCGAGGTCGCCGACGACGAGGATATCGACGACGACGACCTGCTCGGCGGCCTCCGGATCGACTCGACCGCGGAGATATCGGTGCCCGAACGGCTGGTCGACCAGGTCATCGGGCAGGAGCACGCCCGTGACGTCGTGCTGAAGGCGGCCAAGCAGCGCCGCCACGTCATGATGATCGGCTCCCCTGGGACCGGGAAGTCGATGCTTGCGAAGGCGATGGCGGAGCTCCTCCCCAAAGAGGAGCTGCAGGACGTACTGGTCTACCACAACCCCGACGACGGCAACGAGCCGAAGATCCGGACCGTTCCGGCGGGCAAGGGCGATCAGATCGTCGGCGCCCACAAGGAGGAGGCTCAGAAGCGCAACCAGATGCGCAGCTTCCTGATGTGGATCATCATCGCCGTCGTGGTGGGCTACGCCCTCCTGGCGATGCAGAACATCCTGCTGGGCATCATCGCCGCAGCGGTCATCTACGTCGCGTTCCGCTACGCCTCGCGTGGCAGCGACGCGATGATTCCGAACCTGCTGGTGAACAACGCCGACACCCAGACGGCGCCCTTCGAGGACGCCACTGGCGCCCACGCGGGTGCGCTGCTGGGCGACGTGCGCCACGACCCGTTCCAGTCCGGTGGGATGGAGACGCCGAGCCACGACCGCGTCGAGCCCGGCGCCATCCACCAGGCCAACAAGGGTGTGCTGTTCATCGACGAGATCAACACGCTCGACGTCCGCTCCCAGCAGCACCTGATGACCGCGATTCAGGAGGGCGCGTTCGGCATCACGGGCCAGTCCGAGCGTTCCTCGGGCGCAATGGTCCAGACCGAACCCGTCCCCACTGACTTCGTCATGGTCGCGGCCGGCAACCTGGACGCGCTGGAGAACATGCACCCCGCGCTCCGGAACCGCATCCGCGGTTACGGGTACGAGGTGTACATGGACGACACCATCCGCGACACGCCGGATATGCGCCGGAAGTATACCCGGTTCGTCGCCCAGGAGGTCGAGAAGGACGGCCGCCTCCCCCACTTCACGGAGGACGCCGTCGAGGAGGTCATCCTCGAGGCTCGGCGCCGCGCCGGCCGGAAGGACCACCTAACGCTCGAACTCCGCTCGCTGGGTGGGCTGGTCCGGGTTGCGGGCGACATCGCCCGTGCGAAGGACGCGGAGTTCACCACCCGCGACGATGTGCTCGAGGCCAAGAGCCGCTCGCGCTCTATCGAGCAGCAGCTCGCCGACGACTACATCGAGCGCCGCAAGGATTACGAGCTCCATGTTTCGGAAGGCTACCAGGTGGGCCGTGTCAACGGCCTCGCCGTGATGGGCCAGGACTCGGGCATCATGCTCCCCGTCATGGCCGAAATTACCCCGTCACAGGGGATGGGCGGGCAGGTCATTGCGACCGGCCAGCTCAAGGAGATGGCCGAGGAGTCGGTGCAGAACGTCTCTGCCATCATCAAGAAGTTCACCGACACCGACATCGCGAACAAGGACATCCACATCCAGTTCATCCAGACCGGCCAGCAGGGCGTCGACGGCGACTCCGCCTCCATTACGGTGGCCACCGCGGTCATCTCCGCGCTGGAGAACGTCGGCGTCGACCAGAGCCTCGCCATGACGGGCTCGCTCTCGGTCCGGGGCGATGTGCTCCCCGTGGGTGGGGTAACCCACAAAATCGAGGCCGCCGCGAAGGCCGGCTGTGACCGGGTCATCATCCCCGCGGCCAACGAACAGGACGTGATGATCGAGGACGAGTATAAGGAGATGATCGAGATCATCCCCGTCTCCCACATCTCGGAGGTACTCGAGGTCGCGCTGGAAGGCAACGCCGACAAGAGCTCGCTGGTCGCCCGGCTGAAGAACATCACCGGCTCTGCGCTGGAGAGTTCCGACGTCACGACGACCGCCGGCGGCTCCGAACCCACGCCGCAGTAGCGTGCCCGACTGGACGGCCTTCGGGGCTGTCTCGGGCATCCTGACCGTTCTCGTTTTGTTGCTCGCTCGTTCGACGCAGTCCGCACTCGAGGCCCCGAGACAGTCGAGCGATGCCGTCGACGAAGCGGGAGTCACGAACCCCGCAGGTGCGACCCAACTGGACGCCATGTCGAGTGGCTTCCTGTTGCTGAACGTGTTTGTCACGCAGGGACTGTTTCTTCTCCTCCTGCTCACCGCCGTCTGGTACACTGAACTCCCGCTTGAATCGCTCGGCGTCGAACTCCCGACGACAGAGACGGTGGCTGTCGGTACTGGGCTGGGGGTTACCCTGTTCGGCCTGAACCGGCTCGGGGGTCGACTGGGGCGGCAGTTCGGCCTGGGCGGAGATGAGACGCTCCGGAGCGCCCTTGCCCCCGAGCGCCTCACTGAATGGCTGGCGCTGTTGTTGGTCGTGCTCCCGTCCGTGGCCGTGTTCGAGGAACTCCTCTTTCGTGGGGCGCTCGTTGGCGGCCTCGCCGCGGGGTTCGGGCTGTCACCGGGACTGTTGGTCGCTGGGTCGTCACTCGCCTTCGGCCTGGGCCACGGCGTACAAGGCTGGACAGGAATCGTCGTCACGGCGCTGCTCAGCGTCGTGCTCGGCGTGGCGTTCGTGGTGACGGGGAGCCTGACCGTGGTCGTCGTCGCGCACTACCTGGTGAATGCACTGGAGTTCATCGTGTGTGAAGGAGTTCGAGGCGGCAGTGGGGAACGCGGCAATGAGTTAGCGCCCTAATTCCCCGTCCAGCGCAGCAGCGCCAGTGTCCCCTCGTAGAGGACGATCATCGTCGCCGCGATGATGAAGGGAGTCATACCCGTCGGGTCGGGGTTGATGAGGAACGCCACGGTGAGGAACCCACCCCAGAACAGCAGGCGCTTGTCCTCGAGCCAGACACGGGTGACCAGCCCCATCATGATGGCGAGCATGATGAACAGCGGGATCTGAAAGACGACCGCCATATAGGCCATCAGCACCAGAATCAGGTTGAATGTCTCTGCCAGCCCGTAGGCCACGGAGACGTTCTCCTCGGTGTAGACGGTGAAGTACTCCATGATGGCCGGGATGATGACGTAGTGGGCAAAGGCCATCCCGACGGTCCCCAGAATGAGGCTCGTCGGCACTGCCGCGAGGTAGTAGCGCCGCTCATTGCGGTAGAGCCCCGGGCGCATGAACAGATACGTCTCGTAGACGAACACCGGGAGCCCGATGAGTAGGCCCGCCAGCCCCGTCACTTTCAACTTCGTCAGAATGAGTTCGAGTGGGCCGTAGAGCCGCGGTCGGCGCTCGGCCATCTCCGGGGCGCCCGGGATGCCGTTGTTCCAGAGTATGTCGATGAGTTCGACGGCAGTCGGCAGCCACTCGAACGCCTCGCCGAGCCCCAAGAGCGTCACCGCGACCAGCCCCGCGACGCCGAACACCACGGCCAGCCGCCGCATCATCTCCTCGATGTGGTCCGCCAACGGCATCTCCTCGTCGGACTTCGGCCCGTCCCCGAACAGGCCCTCGTCGGACTCCGACACGTTGCCAAACAGGTTCTTGTCGGACTCCGACCCGTCACCGAACAGGCTCTCGTCGGACTCCTTTCCGAGCATCTGCTGGGGAACGTCAACGCCGACCCCGGGTTCGTCCTCCGGGAGGGTTCGGCCGTCGTCGGTGTCCGAGGACTCGATTCCCTCGTCGACCGCTGAGTCGTCGTCGCCTGCGAGCTCGGGTTCGTACTCGTCGGGTTCGGGAACCGGATCGGCTTCCATCCCCGGGACGGTGAACTCCTCGTCGGCGTCGTCCGCGTCGTCCGCGTCGTCGGCGTCGTCGGCGTCGTCGGCGTCGTCGGCGTCTTCCGCTCCCCCGTTGTCGGCATTCGCCGCTCCGTCGTCGTCAGCATCTTCCGCGGTCCCTCCGTCATCGTGAGCCGCATCGGGCGAAAGTCCCCACTCGTCGTCCGCTTCGTCGGGGGGCTCCGCCGCAGAATGTGGTTGGTCGGCTGTGGGGTCCTCGTGCTCGTCCGCGTCCGGCTCCGTTTCGTCTGCCGGTGGCTCGTCAGCGTCGTCGGCCCCGTCGGAACCGGAGGGTTTCGAGTCGGGCGTCGGCTCCTCGCCCTCGTCGCGCTCCGGGTCCTCGGACATGGGTTGTCATCGCTTGCGCGCTCTTATAGGCCTTTTCGGATACGGCTGCCGGGAGGTGAAAAGGTTGATAACCAGCAGGGAGCACTATCAGGGCAT is a window of halophilic archaeon DL31 DNA encoding:
- a CDS encoding Uncharacterized protein family UPF0126 (PFAM: Uncharacterised protein family UPF0126~KEGG: hje:HacjB3_14260 UPF0126 domain protein); the encoded protein is MGLVAFAAVGALKGREAGLDLFGVVVLGFLTALGGGTVRDLLVGRVPTSLQSDVEVLAAALGVVFAVAVSVRYGDDPRESPALVLSDAVGLAAFAATGAAVGIETGLSLFGVVVVATLTGVGGGSLSDLLLVRVPAVLQEDFYATPAVAGGVFAWVTAGVGVEAGATTLLAAMAVLALRLGALRFGWRLPTL
- a CDS encoding Nicotinamide-nucleotide adenylyltransferase (PFAM: Cytidylyltransferase~TIGRFAM: Nicotinamide-nucleotide adenylyltransferase, archaeal type; Cytidyltransferase-related~HAMAP: Nicotinamide-nucleotide adenylyltransferase, archaeal type~KEGG: hla:Hlac_1037 nicotinamide-nucleotide adenylyltransferase), which codes for MRGFYIGRFQPYHDGHHRMVAEIAEEVDELVIGVGSAGDSHTTRNPFTAGERVMMVTKALKELDITTYVVPIEDLDRNAVWASHVRSMTPQFDVAYSNNPLVVRLFEEAGVDVRESHMFQREVLEGTEIRERLTTGGDWESLVPDAVADTIREVDGVERIRKISNTDTSE
- a CDS encoding peptidase S16, Lon-like protease (SMART: ATPase, AAA+ type, core~TIGRFAM: Peptidase S16, archaeal lon homologues~KEGG: hwa:HQ1163A ATP-dependent protease Lon~PFAM: Peptidase S16, lon C-terminal; Magnesium chelatase, ChlI subunit); translated protein: MSNDTDDTDVPEERPAEEEESPFTLDGSGPPEDGEPGEQPPADSPLTEGVHNESEDEPTIEDLGSDVEFDAEVADDEDIDDDDLLGGLRIDSTAEISVPERLVDQVIGQEHARDVVLKAAKQRRHVMMIGSPGTGKSMLAKAMAELLPKEELQDVLVYHNPDDGNEPKIRTVPAGKGDQIVGAHKEEAQKRNQMRSFLMWIIIAVVVGYALLAMQNILLGIIAAAVIYVAFRYASRGSDAMIPNLLVNNADTQTAPFEDATGAHAGALLGDVRHDPFQSGGMETPSHDRVEPGAIHQANKGVLFIDEINTLDVRSQQHLMTAIQEGAFGITGQSERSSGAMVQTEPVPTDFVMVAAGNLDALENMHPALRNRIRGYGYEVYMDDTIRDTPDMRRKYTRFVAQEVEKDGRLPHFTEDAVEEVILEARRRAGRKDHLTLELRSLGGLVRVAGDIARAKDAEFTTRDDVLEAKSRSRSIEQQLADDYIERRKDYELHVSEGYQVGRVNGLAVMGQDSGIMLPVMAEITPSQGMGGQVIATGQLKEMAEESVQNVSAIIKKFTDTDIANKDIHIQFIQTGQQGVDGDSASITVATAVISALENVGVDQSLAMTGSLSVRGDVLPVGGVTHKIEAAAKAGCDRVIIPAANEQDVMIEDEYKEMIEIIPVSHISEVLEVALEGNADKSSLVARLKNITGSALESSDVTTTAGGSEPTPQ
- a CDS encoding Abortive infection protein (PFAM: Abortive infection protein~KEGG: hje:HacjB3_14285 abortive infection protein) yields the protein MPDWTAFGAVSGILTVLVLLLARSTQSALEAPRQSSDAVDEAGVTNPAGATQLDAMSSGFLLLNVFVTQGLFLLLLLTAVWYTELPLESLGVELPTTETVAVGTGLGVTLFGLNRLGGRLGRQFGLGGDETLRSALAPERLTEWLALLLVVLPSVAVFEELLFRGALVGGLAAGFGLSPGLLVAGSSLAFGLGHGVQGWTGIVVTALLSVVLGVAFVVTGSLTVVVVAHYLVNALEFIVCEGVRGGSGERGNELAP
- a CDS encoding Sec-independent periplasmic protein translocase (PFAM: Sec-independent periplasmic protein translocase~KEGG: hbo:Hbor_00400 sec-independent protein secretion pathway component TatC); this encodes MSEDPERDEGEEPTPDSKPSGSDGADDADEPPADETEPDADEHEDPTADQPHSAAEPPDEADDEWGLSPDAAHDDGGTAEDADDDGAANADNGGAEDADDADDADDADDADDADDADEEFTVPGMEADPVPEPDEYEPELAGDDDSAVDEGIESSDTDDGRTLPEDEPGVGVDVPQQMLGKESDESLFGDGSESDKNLFGNVSESDEGLFGDGPKSDEEMPLADHIEEMMRRLAVVFGVAGLVAVTLLGLGEAFEWLPTAVELIDILWNNGIPGAPEMAERRPRLYGPLELILTKLKVTGLAGLLIGLPVFVYETYLFMRPGLYRNERRYYLAAVPTSLILGTVGMAFAHYVIIPAIMEYFTVYTEENVSVAYGLAETFNLILVLMAYMAVVFQIPLFIMLAIMMGLVTRVWLEDKRLLFWGGFLTVAFLINPDPTGMTPFIIAATMIVLYEGTLALLRWTGN